The Dehalococcoidia bacterium genomic sequence CTCTGAGCGCCTTCGAAACCGTCTCCAGGTCCTTGTCCCCGCGCCCGGAGAGGCAGACGAGCACGATGTCGTCGGGCCGGAGCCGCGGCGCCAGCTTTTCGACGTACGCGATGGCGTGCGATGACTCGAGGGCAGGGATTATGCCTTCGGCCCGGCAGAGAAGCTGGAACGCCGCCAGGGCCTCTGCGTCCGTGACCGACTCGTAGGCCGCGCGCTCGCTCTGCTTGAGCCAGGCGTGCTCCGGACCGACGCCGGGGTAGTCGAGGCCGGCCGAGATACTGTGTGTCTGAAGCACCTGCCCGTAGGCGTCCTGGAGCAGATAAGAGAACGAACCGTGGAGCACGCCCGGCCGGCCTGCGGCCAGAGTCGCGGCGTGCTCACCTGTCGCGATGCCGTGCCCCGCCGCCTCGACGCCGATGAGGCGCACAGATGGCTCATCGATGAAATCGTGGAACAGGCCGATGGCGTTGCTGCCCCCGCCGACGCAGGCCAGCGCGTAGTCCGGCAGCCGCCCCTCCTTCTCCAGCAGCTGCGCCTTCGCCTCGCGCCCGATGACGGACTGGAAGTCGCGCACGATCGCCGGGTAGGGGTGGGGGCCGACGGCGCTGCCGATGAGGTAGTAAGTGTCGCGCACGTTCGTCACCCAGTCGCGCAGGGCCTCGTTCGTCGCGTCCTTCAGGGTGCGGCTGCCGCTCTTCACGGGCCTCACCTCGGCGCCGAGCAGGTTCATGCGGAACACGTTCGGCGCCTGGCGCTCCATGTCCAGCTCGCCCATGTAGACGACGCATTCCAGGCCAAGCTGGGCGCAGATCGTCGCCGTTGCCACGCCGTGTTGGCCTGCGCCCGTCTCCGCGATGACCCGCCTCTTTCCCAGGCGCTTCGCCAGAAGCCCTTGCCCGATGGCGTTGTTGATTTTGTGAGCGCCCGTGTGGGCCAGGTCCTCGCGCTTCAGATACACCTTTGCCCCGCCCAGGCGCCGCGTAAGGTTGTCCGCGAAGTACAGCGGCGTCGGCCGGCCGGCGAAGTCGCGCAGGAGCGCGGCCAGCTCGGCCTCGAATGCGGAGTCTGCGCGGGCTCCGGCGTATGCCGTTTCGAGCTCGGAGAGGGCGGCCATCAGCGTCTCGGGCACGTAGCGGCCGCCGAAGGCGCCAAAGCGGCCGCGGGCGTCAGGGACGGTCGTCATGACTTCGCCTCTCGGATGAACCGGCGTATCTTCTCGTGGTCCTTAGTCCCGTCCGTCTCGACCCCGCTGGCGACGTCGACGCACCAGGGACTGACAGCGCGGACGGTGCTGGCCACGTTCTCGGGCGTAAGGCCGCCGGCAAGCCAGATGGGCATCACCCGGGCCACCTCCGCGGCAACGGCGACGTCAACCCGCTCCCCGGTCCCCCCGTAAGCGCCGGCACGGCCGCGGTCCAGCATGACGGCCAGTGCGCTGCCGGCCTCGACGCGGGCGATCACGTCCTTCGCCGTGTCCGACGGCGCGACGTGGAGGACCTTGATGACCTGCCGGTTCGCGAGCAGGCAACGGCTCCAGGGCTCGGAGCCCGAAAGCTGTATCAGGTCGATCTCGACCTCGTCGGCGATGTCATTGACCTCGTCCGCCTCCATCGCCGCGAACACGCCGACCGTTAGGGGCCGCTTGCGCTCCAGCATGCGCTCCAGGGCCGAAGCGCCGTGCTCGAACCAGGAGCGCAGGTCGGGCTTCTCCACCCGGTATAGCGCCGGCGGCTGCGCCTGCTCCATCTCCCGCAGCGGCCTGCCGAGGGCGCGTACGATCTCGCCCGCGTCCTCGACCGAGACCCGGCGGGGACTGGCGGCGAAGTTTAGGCCGATGAAGTCCGCGCCGGCTTCGGCCGCGGCCAGAGCCTCATCGACCGAGCGGCAGCCGCAGATCTTAACTTTGACCACGGCTCGTCAACTGCTGAAGCGGCGCCGCGAAGCCGATGTAGGCCAGAGTCTGCTCGAGCGTCTCATTCAGGGGCCGGCTCATGTCGAGCGCCAGGTGAGGTTCGCGCAAGGGCGAAGGCCCCGGCCGGACGTAGGTCTCGGGCGCCGCCACTCGGGGTTGGGACGACCGGATGGTGCGCCCGTCCATGCGCCGCTGCAGTTCGTCGAGGTCGGTTAGGAGGCAGCGGATGATGTAGTACTCGGCGCCGCAATCCCCGGCAATCGCGCGGCCGCGATCACGGATGGATGTGAAGTTCGCCGGACTGTCGAGGACGACGCTGAGACCCTGCGAGAGCAGCGACCCCCCGAGTTCCAGGAAGACGTCGTAGGCTGCCGGCCCCGCGACCTCTTCCGGCACGCCACTGTCCAGCATCCCAGCCTTGATGATGTCCTTGTCGATGACGACGGCGCCCGTCGCCTTCCCGATCGCGAAGGCGAGCGTCGTCTTGCCGGCGCCGGCGGCGCCGGCCATCTGCAGCAGGAAGGGGCGGCTCAAAAGCGCAACTCCTGCATCTTCGCCCGTACGTCCGTCGAGGTCATGAAAGCTTCGCCCACCAGCACGGCGTTAGCCCCTGCCCGATAGAGGCGCTCGACGTCCGCCCGCGTTTGCACGCCGCTCTCCGCGACTACGACCGCGTCCCGCGGCAGCAGCGGCCGCAGGCGCTCCGTGGTCGACAGGTCGACCTCGAAGGTGTGGAGGTCCCGGTTGTTGATGCCGAACATCGACGCGCCGGCCGCCACCGCCCGCTCCGCCTCCGCCTCGCTGTGCACCTCGACGAGCGCCTCCATCTGCAATTCCTCGGTCTTCTGGATCAGGTCTCGCAGGAGCGACGTGTCCAGGACGGCGACGATGAGCAGCAAGGCGTCGGCGCCCGCGGCGCGCGACTCGGTGATCTCGTACGGATCGACGAGGAAGTCCTTGCGCAGCATCGAGGGGCGGCCGCCGGGATAGTAGCCCTTCAGGCTGATCCGCGTCTCGGTCAGCCAGCGCAGGTCGCCCTGGAAGTAGTTCGGCTCGGTGACCACGGAGATGCCAGCGGCGCCGCCCAGCGTGTAGGTCCGGGCCAGCGCCAGGTGGTCGAGGCGGCTGATCAGGCGGCCTTTCGACGGCGAGGCCTTCTTGATCTCGGCGATGAGCCGCATGAAGCGGCCGCCGTTGCTGGGTCCGCGCGGCCCCTCGATGATCGCCTGGCTGAGGCGCCACTGCTCGTCCAACTCGCCCAGGTGACGCAGTAGCGTCGCCTCGGGTTGGTCCCGCTTCTTCTGCTCGAGCTGCTCCCGCTTGTCCGCGATGATGCGGTCGAGAATGCTGCCGCTGGGCCGGACGCCGGCCTGTGTCATGAGCCACCAAGCTTTCTGGTGAGGTCCACGTACTTACGCAGGACCTCGGCTGCGGCTCCCGAAGAGATTGACTGCTCGGCCACCTTGACGCCCTCCCCCAGGGTAGCGACTCTGCCCGCGGCTACGAGGCCGGCGGCGGCGTTCACGAGGACGTAGTCCCGGTCAGCGCCGTCTTTGCCCGCCAGGACCAGGCGGATGCGCTCCGCGTTCTCCGTCGCGGTACCGGTCTTCACCTCTCCCACCGGCCTCGGCGGGAGGCCGGCGTCGGCCGCCGTCCAGGTGTAGGCGGTCACCGCCGCCCCCTGGACGTCGAGCACCGACGTGACGGCGCCGAGAGATACCTCATCGAGGCCGTCCTCGGCGTGCACGACCAGCGTCCGCACCGTGCCCAGCCGCGCGGCCACCTCGGCGATCCTGGGCGCAAGCCTGGAGTCGCCCGCGCCGAGCAGCTGGCGGTTTGCGCCGGCCGGGTTCGTGAGAGGGCCAAGCGAGTTGAAGATCGTGCGGATACCGATCTCGCGCCGCGTGGGGCCCGCATGGCGCATCGCCGGATGGAAGGCCTGGGCAAACAGGAAGGCAAACCCCGTTTCGCTGAGGCAAAGGGCGGCCTGTTCGGGCGTCAGTTCGAGCTTCGCCCCCAGAGCCTCGAGGACGTCCGCAGCGCCGCTGGCCGAGGTGAAGCCCCGGTTGCCATGTTTCGCGACGCGGACGCCGGCGCCGGCGCAGACCAGCGCCGCGGCCGTGGATATGTTCACGGGGTCGAAGGCGCCCCCGCCCGTGCTCACGATGTCGAGCAGGTCGCCATCGACGGGCACGCGCACGGCTTTGGCGCGCATGGTGCGGACCATGCCGCAGATTTCGTCCGTGGTCTCGCCCTTGAGGCGCAGTCCGGTCAGGAAGGCGGCGATCTGCGACGGCGTCGCCTCGCCCTCCATGATCTCGGTCATCACCGCCGAGGCCTCGACCTCCGTGAGGTCGCGCCCTTCCACCACTGCCGCGATGGCTTCGCGGATCATGCTTCTAACATGCCTCCTTAGTGAGCGCGGCTGGGACTGGACGAATGGCCACCATCGCTTGATCCCTGTCTCCGCGGACCACCATCAGGGCCCTCCTGACCCGCGGGGGTCGAAACGCCTGCTCGGCGCGGCGTTCGATACGGGTTCCCGGTCGAATACAGCGTAGACAATTCTGTAGTCGGTTACCCTCAGGCGCCACGACGGCGCCGTGCCGCGAAGTCTCACGCATCTCTGGGCCTTGGTCCGCGGGCATGGGGGTCAATACCTCAGGAAGTTAGCCAGCAACTGCTTGCCCGGCTGCGTCAGGATCGACTCCGGGTGAAACTGCACGCCTTCGACGCGTAGCTCCCTGTGCCTCACGCCCATGATCACGCCGGACTCCGAGCGCGCCGTCACCTCCAGGCACTCCGGTACAGTTTCCGGCAGGATCGCCAGGGAGTGGTAGCGGACTGCCTCGAAGGGGTTCGGCAAGCCCTCGAAGACGCCCTTGCCGTCATGGCTGATCCAGGACATCTTGCCGTGCTTGATCTCGCCGGCGCCCGCGACGACGGCGCCGAAGGCCTCGCCGATGCACTGATGGCCAAGGCAGACGCCGAGCAGCGGCACCCTGCCGGCAAAGTGCCGGATGCAGTCGACGCTGATGCCGGCTTCCCTGGGAGTACAGGGCCCGGGCGAAATCACGATGCGCTCGGGCGCCATCTGGTCGATGTCTTCGATAGTGATCTTGTCGTTGCGAAAGACCTCCACCTCCGCCCCCAGCTCGCAGAGGTACTGGTAGAGGTTGTAGGTGAAGCTGTCGTAGTTATCGATTAGAAGTAGCATCGACTCCTTCCGCCTGGACTGCCGGAATCCTGACTTGTCGAGGTGCGGAAGCGCTGAATCGCAGGGGCCGCTCCGCGGCGCTGCCCTCGTCCCGAAAACCCCGCTGGGAGAGGCTGGAATCTTCGGTCGCCTGTGGTCTCCTCATGGCTTGACCGCCTTGATGATCAGCGTAGTGGGGATCAGCGAGCCCTGCTCATACGGGTACGTGTCGTCCCAGGACTCGTCCTGCGCCTCCGGGAGCATCCTGGGCTCGAGGACGCGGTCGATGACCAGGCCCGCGCCCCGGACCAGGTCTACCCAGTCTTCGATCGTGCGTGTCCAGTCGCGCATCCACACGCCGGAGCCCGGCCCCCATTCCCACTCCTGGTAGGCGTCCCAGTACGAGCGGCCCACACGGAACGGGTCGTCCTCGGACATCATCGCCCGCGCCGGGTGGCCTACCGAGAACACGAAACAGCCGCCGGGTTTCAGTACGCGCGCGACCTCCGCCACGCAGGTCGCGATGTCCTCGACGTACCCCAGGGCGTAGGCCGAGAAGACCGCATCCTGGGAGGCCGACTTGACCTGCGTCAGCGTCGTAATGTCGCCCTCCAGGAACTCGACCCGCGCGCCCTCCTCGGCCGCCAGGGCCCGGGCGTACTGCAACTGCATCGCCGACTGGTCGATGCCGGTCGCGATGGCGCCCTGCTTCGCGAAGGCGATGGAGCATTGGCCGCCGCCGCAGCCGATCTCGAGTACGCGCTTCCCCCGCACGTCGCCCAGCAGGCGCAGGTCGTTCTCGGTCGGCATGCGCGGACCGTAGTGGGCGGCGTCGGTGCCGAGGCGGTGCTTCAATTGGTACATGGCGCTGATCGCGTCCCAGGCTGCCCGGTTGTCCGGGACGCCGGGCGGACGGCGGTCTCCCACGCCAAGGAGCGCCCGGAGGTCCGCGGGCATCGGGAACGACGCCTCGTCCCCGAGGTCTGACGCCTCGACCCAGCGCGCCTCTTCGTAGGCGCCCTTGCGAAAGCGCAGTTCGCCCTCATAGCGCCCGACCCGGAAGACGTTGGTCACGAAGTTGCGGCCGCGGTCCGAGAGGTACAGGGTCTCCACGAACTCCTCTTCGAGCACTTTCACGCCCAGCACCTCTCGGCTGAACCGGCGCAGGGTCTCCTCATCCGATTCGTCTTCGGGCATGAGGTCGCCGGGCAGCGTCCACTGGCCCGCGAAGGGCTTGCCGTCGTCCGTCCGGCGCGCCAGCAAGACCTCGCCGTCCTCCTCGAACAAGAGCCAGACGAGGATCGACTGTCTCACGGGCTTCCTCCCGCGAGGACTTGCTTCGCAACCAGGACCAGGCCGGTGACGCGTTCGTTAGTGATGGCCATCAATACCCCAGGCTGCCGCGCACGAACGGCGTCGACTGCTCCTCCGCGAGGTCAATCGCCCGCAGGAGAGCGCCGGCCTTGTTTTCCGTCTCGCTGAATTCGAAGTGAGGCTCGCTGTCATAAACGATCCCCCCGCCCGCCTGTATGTGGCACACGCCGTCCTTCACGACCATGGTGCGGATGGCAATCGCCGTGTCCATGTTGCCGGCCAGGTCGAAGTAACCGACGCAGCCGGCGTAGGTGCCACGCCGGTCTCGTTCCAGCTCGGCGATGATCTCCATCGCCCGCACCTTGGGCGCGCCCGACACGGTGCCGGCCGGGAAGCAGGCGCGCAGCACGTCGAAGGGGGTGAGGTCCTCTCGCAGACGGCCGCTGACGTGCGAGACCAGGTGCATGACGTGTGAGTAGCGCTCGATCTCCAGCATCTGCGACACCTGCACCGTGCCGGGTTTGCTCACTCGGCCGACATCGTTCCGGCCGAGGTCCAGGAGCATGACGTGCTCGGCGCGCTCCTTCTCGTCGCTCCGCAGTTCCCGCTCCAGCGCCTCGTCCTCCTCGGGCGTCGCGCCGCGACGGCGGGTGCCGGCGATGGGGTGGTAATCGATCTTGCCGTCCTCGACGCGCACCAGCATCTCCGGCGATGCACCGACAACCTGGAACTCGCCGAAGTCCAGGTAGTACATGTATGGCGAAGGGTTCACGGTGCGCAGGGCGCGGTAGATGTCGAAGGGGTGGGCGGTGGTCGGACGCTGAAAGCGCTGCGAGAGCACCACCTGGATGATGTCGCCCGCGACGATGTACTCCTTACCCCTCTCGACGATCGCGTCGTAGGTCTCGCGGTCCATGTTCGAGCGCGCCGGAGCGCGGCGCGTTTCCGCGGCTGGTGCGGCCCGGTAGGGCAGACGCTCCAGCGGCCGCTCTAGCCGCCCCACCAGCTCCTCGATCCGCCAGGCCGCTTGCCGGTAAGAAGCCTCGATGTCGCCGTCCAGGCGGAAGTGGCTGACGACCTTGATCTTGTGCTGGAGGTGGTCGAAGACCAGGAGCGTGTCCGTGAACAGGAACACCGACTCGGGGATGCCGAGCGGGTCGTTCGGCGGCAGCCCGACCCGAGGCTCGAAGTAGCGCACGCACTCGTACGACAGGTACCCGACGGCACCGCCCGTAAACCGCGGCAGCCCGCCGACCGGCACCACCTGAAAGCGCGACATCTCTTTCTGCACCTCGATCAGGGGGTCGACGCAGCCGCCATCGCGCTCGCCAGTGCGCGCGCTGCGGTAGGGCTCCGTGCCGATGAAGCTGTAGCGCGCCAGCCGCTCCCCGCCCTCGACGCTCTCCAGCAGGAAGCTGTAGCGCCCGCGCGCCACCTTCAGGAACGCCGACACTGGCGTCTCCAGGTCCGCAGGCACCTCGGCGTACAGCGGACAGAAGTTCCCCTTCTCCGCCAGGAGCCGCGCCTCCGCGAGGGACGGGTACAGCTTCACGCCCCCTCCTCCGCGGCCGGGACCTCCAGAGCCCGAAGCCTCCTTACCGGCTGCGGCCCAGGCCGGCATGCCACTGAAGCGTCCCTGAGTTGAAACGGGTACTGGCGGGCGGATCGCTGCTCACTCATGACGTTCTCAGGCTCGAAGGCCTGGCGGTGTGCGGGTCTCGCAGGTAGTCGATGCCCATCGCCTCCCGCACCATCGCCATGGTCTCTTCGCCGACCGCCTTTTCGGCACGACTTCCTTCGGCGAGCGCGTCGCGGACGTCGCCCATGTGGGCCTCGTAGTAAGCCCGCTTCTCCCGGATGGGGTCGAGGAAGGCATTGAGGGCGCGCGCCAGCTTCTGCTTGACCTCGACATCCCCCACGGCGCCCCTGACGTAACGCTCCTTGAGGTCGTTGACCTCGGCCTTATCGGGGTTGAAGGCGTCGTGGTACATGAAGACCGGGTTCCCTTCGACGTGCCCCGGGTCGGTGGCCCGCAGCCGCGTCGGGTCGGTGAACATCCTCCGCACCTTCTCCGTCACGACGTCAGGCGGGTCCTTGAGGTAGATGGCGTTGTTGAGCGACTTCGACATCTTGGCCTGGCCGTCTGTCCCCGTGAGGCGAGCCACCCGGCCGACCAGCGGCTCCGGCAGGGGAAACACCTCCCTGAACTGGCGATTGAACCGCCGCGCTACTTCTCGCGTCATCTCGATGTGGGGCAACTGGTCCTCGCCGACGGGCACCAGGTTCGCCCGCGGCAGCAGGATGTTGGCCGCCTGCTGGATTGGGTAGAAGAAGAACGCGGCGGGCACGCTCTTGTGCCCGGCCTCGATGTCCTCCATCTCCGCCTTGAGGGTCGGGTTGCGCTGCAGCATCCCCAACGGGAGGTACCAGCCGAGCCAGCCCGCCAGCTCGATGTTCTCCGGCACCTGGCTCTCGATCACGAAGTGCGAGCGGGCGGGGTCGAGCCCCACGGCCAGCCAGTCGAGCGCCACCTCCCACACGGACTCGCGCACCGTGTCGAGCCTGTCGGCGTAGTCCGACACCTGGCAGTCGGCGATCAGGAAGAAGCACTCGTACTCGTCCTGGAGACGCACCCAGTTCTCCAGGGCGCCGGCGTAGTGGCCGAGGTGCAGCGGCCCCGTCGGCCGGACGCCGGTCAGGATGCGGCGGCGCGCCCCGCTCATGACGCCCCTCGGAAAGGCGCGGAGAGCAGAGAACAGAGAACAGACTCAGAGGTCATACACGCGCCCCTTGTCACGCACAGATGGGCCGGCGTCGAGGTCCTTCATGCGGCTGGTAAGCAGCTTGACCAGTTCCTCGTACCGGGCATCGAGAGTCGCGGCCTCCTCCGGCTGAAGGTCACCGCTCCTGGCCAGAAGGTCTAACCACGACTGCACCTCGTGGGCAGAACCCCTGGCGTAGGAGAGGTGGCTGCGGTACGCGGCCCGCGAATACCTGCCGTAACCCTCGGCGATGTTGGCCGGCACTGATCCGGCCGCCCTAACGAGTTGCCTGACCAATGCGTCGTTAGCCCTGTCCGGCCGCAAGCCCAGCGAAAGTCCGATGATCTCAGCGGCCAACTCCTGCGACTTCTGCCAGGTCAGCAGGTTCCTGAAGTGCGACGCACTCTTCCTCCGCTCTCTGCTCTCTGTCCTCTGCACTGTCATGCTCCCACCTTCGGCACGCTCTTCAGCGCCGCCGCCACCATCTCCTCAGGGTAGGCGTAGTCCTCCAGCCGCCCCGAGAGGTAGGCGTCGTAGGCAGCGAGGTCGAAGTGGCCGTGGCCGGAGAGGTTGAAGAGGATCGTGCGCGCTTCGCCCGCCTCGTCCGCCGCGCGCGCCTCGTCGATCGCGGCGCGGATGGCGTGCGAGGACTCCGGCGCCGGGATGATGCCCTCCGTGCGCGCGAACTGGACCGCGGCCTCGAAGCACTTAGTCTGCGGCAGCGCCACCGCCTCGATGTGGCCGCGCGCGTGCAGCTCGCAGATAAGCGGCGCCATGCCGTGATAGCGCAGCCCGCCGGCGTGGATGCCCGGGGGCATGAAGGTGTGGCCGAGCGTGTACATCTTCACCAGCGGCGTCATGGCCGCCGTGTCACCGAAGTCATACACGTACTGCCCCTTCGTCAGGCTGGGGCAGGACTCGGGCTCCGCGGCAACGAAGCGCGTCTTCTTGCCGTTGAGAAGCCGCTCCCGCATGAAGGGGAAGGCGATGCCGGCGTAGTTCGAGCCGCCGCCCACGCAGCCGATCACTATGTCCGGATACTCGCCGGCCATCTCCATCTGCTTCATCGCCTCCTCTCCGACCACCGTCTGGTGCAGGAGGACGTGGTTCAGCACGCTGCCGAGGGAGTACTTCGTGTCGTCGCGCCCCGCGGCGTCCTCGACCGCCTCGCTGATTGCGATGCCCAGGCTGCCGGGCGAGTCCGGGTCCTGCTCGAGGATGCCGAGGCCAGCCTTCGTGTCACGGCTGGGGCTGGGCACGACCTTCGCGCCCCAGGTCTCGATCATCGACCGGCGGTAGGGCTTCTGCTCGTAGCTCACGCGCACCATGTACACCTTGAGCTCGAGGCCAAACATCTGGCAGGCCAGGGCAAGGGCGCTGCCCCACTGCCCGGCCCCCGTCTCCGTCGTCAGGCGCCGGGTGCCCTCGACCTTGTTGTAGTAGGCCTGGGCCACGGCGGTGTTCGGCTTGTGCGACCCCGCCGGCGACACGCCCTCGTACTTGTAGTAGATGTGGGCGCGCGTCCCCAGTGCCTTCTCCAGGCGGTAGGCCCGGTACAGGGGCGAAGGCCGCCAGAGTTTGTAGACCTCCCGGACCTCCTCCGGGATCTCGATGAAGCGCTCTCCGCTCACTTCCTGCCCGATGAGGGCCATCGGGAACAGTGGCGCCAGGTCATCCGGGCCGATGGGCTGGAGCGTGCCCGGGTGCAGCGGCGGCGGCGGCGGACCGCCGGTTGCCACCATGTCCGGCAGGATGTTGTACCAGTGCGTCGGCAGGTCGCGCTCCGTGAGCAGGAACTTCGTTGTCGTGTCAGATGCCATCTTCGTTGCCTCCTCAGTAGTCCAGCGTTCGCAGTGCCGAGTAAAGGTCCGAGCGGCTCATCGCGCCGCTCAGGGCGCGGCTCCTTTCACAGCCCAGGCGCGGGCGATGAGTTCGATGCTACCGTCGGGGGCGATGGGTAGCGTGGAACGCAGGCGCTCGCGCAGGGCGACGCGGCGGTCCTCCGCGAGCGACATGCAGTAGCCCGGCGCCGGCGCGTCAGCCATCAGAAACGGCGTCCAGTAGTCGTCGAAGTCACGGAAGCGGGTCGTGACGTCGATGGCCCGGACCTGCACATCCCTGATCCGCGTCGCCGAGAACAACGCCGCGAGCCGCTCGGGATGGCAGATCGTGAACCGCGCGCCCTCGTCGTAGTGGACCGCTTCGGGGTCGAGCGCCTCGGCGGCGTCCCAGAAGCGGCGCATCATCTGCATCTCGCCGGCGTAGTCCCACACGTACAGGCCAACGATGCCTCCCGGTCTCGATACCCGCGCCATCTCCGCGGCCATCCGTTCCTTGTCCGGCACGAAGTTCAGCACCAGCCCGGAGACGACGGCGTCGAATGACCCACCGGCGTAGGGCAACTCCTGCGCATCGGCAACGCGGATATCGACGCGCGTCTCCGTCAGGAGTTGGCGCGCCGCGGCGGCGTAGGCCTCCGACCGGTCGATGCCGGCTACGGACCGTGGCGCTGAGCGCGCCAGCACCGTCGCCGCCAGCGTGCCCGTGCCGCAGCCGACGTCGAGCCAGCGCCCGCCATCGCCGGCTTCGAGCCAGTCGATGAACTCGGCGGCGACC encodes the following:
- the trpB gene encoding tryptophan synthase subunit beta, whose protein sequence is MTTVPDARGRFGAFGGRYVPETLMAALSELETAYAGARADSAFEAELAALLRDFAGRPTPLYFADNLTRRLGGAKVYLKREDLAHTGAHKINNAIGQGLLAKRLGKRRVIAETGAGQHGVATATICAQLGLECVVYMGELDMERQAPNVFRMNLLGAEVRPVKSGSRTLKDATNEALRDWVTNVRDTYYLIGSAVGPHPYPAIVRDFQSVIGREAKAQLLEKEGRLPDYALACVGGGSNAIGLFHDFIDEPSVRLIGVEAAGHGIATGEHAATLAAGRPGVLHGSFSYLLQDAYGQVLQTHSISAGLDYPGVGPEHAWLKQSERAAYESVTDAEALAAFQLLCRAEGIIPALESSHAIAYVEKLAPRLRPDDIVLVCLSGRGDKDLETVSKALR
- a CDS encoding phosphoribosylanthranilate isomerase, encoding MVKVKICGCRSVDEALAAAEAGADFIGLNFAASPRRVSVEDAGEIVRALGRPLREMEQAQPPALYRVEKPDLRSWFEHGASALERMLERKRPLTVGVFAAMEADEVNDIADEVEIDLIQLSGSEPWSRCLLANRQVIKVLHVAPSDTAKDVIARVEAGSALAVMLDRGRAGAYGGTGERVDVAVAAEVARVMPIWLAGGLTPENVASTVRAVSPWCVDVASGVETDGTKDHEKIRRFIREAKS
- a CDS encoding AAA family ATPase, translating into MSRPFLLQMAGAAGAGKTTLAFAIGKATGAVVIDKDIIKAGMLDSGVPEEVAGPAAYDVFLELGGSLLSQGLSVVLDSPANFTSIRDRGRAIAGDCGAEYYIIRCLLTDLDELQRRMDGRTIRSSQPRVAAPETYVRPGPSPLREPHLALDMSRPLNETLEQTLAYIGFAAPLQQLTSRGQS
- the trpC gene encoding indole-3-glycerol phosphate synthase TrpC encodes the protein MTQAGVRPSGSILDRIIADKREQLEQKKRDQPEATLLRHLGELDEQWRLSQAIIEGPRGPSNGGRFMRLIAEIKKASPSKGRLISRLDHLALARTYTLGGAAGISVVTEPNYFQGDLRWLTETRISLKGYYPGGRPSMLRKDFLVDPYEITESRAAGADALLLIVAVLDTSLLRDLIQKTEELQMEALVEVHSEAEAERAVAAGASMFGINNRDLHTFEVDLSTTERLRPLLPRDAVVVAESGVQTRADVERLYRAGANAVLVGEAFMTSTDVRAKMQELRF
- the trpD gene encoding anthranilate phosphoribosyltransferase; protein product: MIREAIAAVVEGRDLTEVEASAVMTEIMEGEATPSQIAAFLTGLRLKGETTDEICGMVRTMRAKAVRVPVDGDLLDIVSTGGGAFDPVNISTAAALVCAGAGVRVAKHGNRGFTSASGAADVLEALGAKLELTPEQAALCLSETGFAFLFAQAFHPAMRHAGPTRREIGIRTIFNSLGPLTNPAGANRQLLGAGDSRLAPRIAEVAARLGTVRTLVVHAEDGLDEVSLGAVTSVLDVQGAAVTAYTWTAADAGLPPRPVGEVKTGTATENAERIRLVLAGKDGADRDYVLVNAAAGLVAAGRVATLGEGVKVAEQSISSGAAAEVLRKYVDLTRKLGGS
- a CDS encoding aminodeoxychorismate/anthranilate synthase component II — its product is MLLLIDNYDSFTYNLYQYLCELGAEVEVFRNDKITIEDIDQMAPERIVISPGPCTPREAGISVDCIRHFAGRVPLLGVCLGHQCIGEAFGAVVAGAGEIKHGKMSWISHDGKGVFEGLPNPFEAVRYHSLAILPETVPECLEVTARSESGVIMGVRHRELRVEGVQFHPESILTQPGKQLLANFLRY
- a CDS encoding methyltransferase domain-containing protein translates to MRQSILVWLLFEEDGEVLLARRTDDGKPFAGQWTLPGDLMPEDESDEETLRRFSREVLGVKVLEEEFVETLYLSDRGRNFVTNVFRVGRYEGELRFRKGAYEEARWVEASDLGDEASFPMPADLRALLGVGDRRPPGVPDNRAAWDAISAMYQLKHRLGTDAAHYGPRMPTENDLRLLGDVRGKRVLEIGCGGGQCSIAFAKQGAIATGIDQSAMQLQYARALAAEEGARVEFLEGDITTLTQVKSASQDAVFSAYALGYVEDIATCVAEVARVLKPGGCFVFSVGHPARAMMSEDDPFRVGRSYWDAYQEWEWGPGSGVWMRDWTRTIEDWVDLVRGAGLVIDRVLEPRMLPEAQDESWDDTYPYEQGSLIPTTLIIKAVKP
- the trpE gene encoding anthranilate synthase component I — encoded protein: MKLYPSLAEARLLAEKGNFCPLYAEVPADLETPVSAFLKVARGRYSFLLESVEGGERLARYSFIGTEPYRSARTGERDGGCVDPLIEVQKEMSRFQVVPVGGLPRFTGGAVGYLSYECVRYFEPRVGLPPNDPLGIPESVFLFTDTLLVFDHLQHKIKVVSHFRLDGDIEASYRQAAWRIEELVGRLERPLERLPYRAAPAAETRRAPARSNMDRETYDAIVERGKEYIVAGDIIQVVLSQRFQRPTTAHPFDIYRALRTVNPSPYMYYLDFGEFQVVGASPEMLVRVEDGKIDYHPIAGTRRRGATPEEDEALERELRSDEKERAEHVMLLDLGRNDVGRVSKPGTVQVSQMLEIERYSHVMHLVSHVSGRLREDLTPFDVLRACFPAGTVSGAPKVRAMEIIAELERDRRGTYAGCVGYFDLAGNMDTAIAIRTMVVKDGVCHIQAGGGIVYDSEPHFEFSETENKAGALLRAIDLAEEQSTPFVRGSLGY
- the trpS gene encoding tryptophan--tRNA ligase; this encodes MSGARRRILTGVRPTGPLHLGHYAGALENWVRLQDEYECFFLIADCQVSDYADRLDTVRESVWEVALDWLAVGLDPARSHFVIESQVPENIELAGWLGWYLPLGMLQRNPTLKAEMEDIEAGHKSVPAAFFFYPIQQAANILLPRANLVPVGEDQLPHIEMTREVARRFNRQFREVFPLPEPLVGRVARLTGTDGQAKMSKSLNNAIYLKDPPDVVTEKVRRMFTDPTRLRATDPGHVEGNPVFMYHDAFNPDKAEVNDLKERYVRGAVGDVEVKQKLARALNAFLDPIREKRAYYEAHMGDVRDALAEGSRAEKAVGEETMAMVREAMGIDYLRDPHTARPSSLRTS
- a CDS encoding four helix bundle protein, whose product is MTVQRTESRERRKSASHFRNLLTWQKSQELAAEIIGLSLGLRPDRANDALVRQLVRAAGSVPANIAEGYGRYSRAAYRSHLSYARGSAHEVQSWLDLLARSGDLQPEEAATLDARYEELVKLLTSRMKDLDAGPSVRDKGRVYDL
- a CDS encoding TrpB-like pyridoxal phosphate-dependent enzyme, translating into MASDTTTKFLLTERDLPTHWYNILPDMVATGGPPPPPLHPGTLQPIGPDDLAPLFPMALIGQEVSGERFIEIPEEVREVYKLWRPSPLYRAYRLEKALGTRAHIYYKYEGVSPAGSHKPNTAVAQAYYNKVEGTRRLTTETGAGQWGSALALACQMFGLELKVYMVRVSYEQKPYRRSMIETWGAKVVPSPSRDTKAGLGILEQDPDSPGSLGIAISEAVEDAAGRDDTKYSLGSVLNHVLLHQTVVGEEAMKQMEMAGEYPDIVIGCVGGGSNYAGIAFPFMRERLLNGKKTRFVAAEPESCPSLTKGQYVYDFGDTAAMTPLVKMYTLGHTFMPPGIHAGGLRYHGMAPLICELHARGHIEAVALPQTKCFEAAVQFARTEGIIPAPESSHAIRAAIDEARAADEAGEARTILFNLSGHGHFDLAAYDAYLSGRLEDYAYPEEMVAAALKSVPKVGA